Part of the Mangifera indica cultivar Alphonso unplaced genomic scaffold, CATAS_Mindica_2.1 Un_0040, whole genome shotgun sequence genome, TTTCCTAAAAGAAATGAGTAATACatttaattgttaataaaaaattatatcaataatgattttatacatatatataaaataaaaaaagattatatggtttggttcaatttgaaaatcatcCAAACTATAAACtttgtgattaaattttttttttttaaaattaaacaacacAAACTACACCTTTatataaaccaaactaaacaataatttttaatggtttcattctgattttacaatttgaaatatattatggccaaaagacttattctcactcaaggtatagtgaaaacttaaactcatacccatgaactttaaaaaacctaaatatccatTCATAATCTAATTTctgttagaattaaaaataaacttattattttattagaaatattaaaaaaaatatatattttattatatttcttctcaggttttaaaaattcacattttaCCTCAACTTTAACTTTTCCAATTGTGAAAAATGACAACCCCCCTAAATCTCTGAGTTTTGTTCTTCCTCTTCAGCGACAATCTAGCTACGACAACTCATCTCCAGCGATCATTCAGCTATGATGACTCATCTTTAACAACTGTCTCTTCATCTCCGTCGATGAAGAGATGGTTGCCGAAGATAAGTTGTTGTAGTTGGATGGTCATCATAGTCGAAGAGGACGAACGAAACTTAGGGATTCGAGAGAGGGGGGAATATCACTTCTCAAAATTAGAAAGTTTGAAATTaaggtgaaattattaattttcaaaatttaaaagagaaaaatataataaaattatatattttttaatatttttgataaaataacgattttgttttttaattatagtaaaaaattctaataaaaattagataataaataaataattaaatttaaaaaattaataaatataaatttaagatttcaccGTACCTCGGTgggaatagtcttttggccttaaattatACACGCCTATTTCAATATTAGGAAGTTACCTGATTTAATTGGTGGAATAAACAGGCGTTGGCTGGTGAGTCTTTTACTTTCTAGGAAGGGAAAGGGCATGGGTAAGGCTTTGATATGACGGGAGAACCTTCCCTTTAATAATTTTGTGTGTATTTTACCTATCTTTCTAACGTATTCAATACACTAGAAAGGTGAGGTAGGTACGCGTAGGTCCATcacaatttaattcaatcatatACATTTATGTTTCCAAACTTAGgaatactataaatatatatatatttttgtataatttatatatataaataaaatattatcatataattaaatattttttatttttaatataatagtaataataataatagccTTGTTCTTGTTTTCTTTCAATTTGTGAGAAACGTTCAATCCTGCCATAATtaaatacattatttgtatgtTTAGCCATATCAGAGTCTTTGCCCAATGTCTGCCTGCCAATAGAAACcatatgatataaatttataggtgtatcatatattgttatataaataaataattttaaattaagaatataatattatttaattatataataatatgttatttatataatcaattaaatttttaaaaactatatagaTAATgttactatatatatttcttctgTCAATGTCTATCCAGTTTGATTAAATTCTGCTCATTTTTCATACcaccaattaaaaaaataaatccacaacatatttatttttattttatatgtaacaTCCTATGGACCAAATCGTGTGAATAAGATTTGAGTTGGGCTGAGATGGGCTTAACTGATTGACCCTGTCATGACAAGTTTTTTAGCCGCTTAAACTCGAGTTcggtttgattttatataataaaattcgaGTTCAAGCTCATAAAagttaagctcaaactcgatttgaatttgactttgcTTGTTTTTAATTCGAGCTTTTAATtagttcgttattaaaacgatatcgttttaatatatattggtcaaaatgatgtcattttgtatcaaaatttttaattcacaaatttgACTAAtaactcgagcttgagcttgagtgAGCTTGCATAGGGCTGCCTTGCTcaaattgagctcaagctcaaataGACTCAGTTCGAATCTAGCCTTACCTGTGTGATCCATCTTATTCAGCTCGGTTGCAATTCGGTCTTCCCAAATTCAGGTTAATgttgggctttttttttttgaattggaTCGTAGTCAATGCAATACATGAGCCCACTTTCCGATCTAAAACCTCCGTTCAGTTCACTCCAATCTGACGCCGGAATCAAAAACCCAGAGTCTCTTTCTGTGGTATTTACTTCTAACATTTTTATCTGCGCCATTACTCATTGCCGTCTTCAGGTCCGTTTCATTCTGcgttcattttattattatttttcctttcccGTTCATCTATATGCTGTAACTATCATGCTctgttattttttgttttggttccTTTTGTTTGCGAACAGTGGAATCGCAGTGATGTTTATGACCAGATTTTTTGGGCGTTCGTTCCTGGCTGCTGCAAAATCAGAGTCATCTGCAGCTTCTGGAGCTGCTGCTACGATGGCTACGTCAGGGCACAACCCTCTTGAGGAGCTTTTTGAGAAAGATAGAACTCTTGATGATCAAAAACCTGTTTATGGTACAACCACTTATCTTCTTATTGTTCCTTATTGCTCGTTTGCTTATGCCTCCGCTGTTGTTATTCTTTGCTCTGATTTAAGAGGTCATGACATcatttcttataataatttggAGTTCATAGAACACAAACTAGGTCCAAGGAGAAAACGTGGCCTAACAACTCACTGCTTTTACAACCACGGCCGCAAAACTCATTGAAGAACACAAATTTGTGTTGCATGTTTAGTTTCTCTCTGAAATTGAAGCTGTAGAAAGTCTGTGTGGCATAAATTTCTTGTGGATTATAACTGAACTTTTTGTTGTTCTCCATCTTTCTGTCTTCCACGAAATTGATGTTTTACTGATCATTTTTACCAAATTCCTTCTATTTTTAAGCTATCATCTTtcactaaatatttttttgcaagtgcatttttttctcttagaaCCTTAGACACTTCTCTGTTTCGAAGACCAATTAAGATCCAAAAGCCAAAATGTCTGCCAGCTCTCTGTCTATCTATGGGATGCAGAATACTTACTAGGACTAAGGCTTCACAATTACTAgctaatatttaaataattatgttagaATTGTAGCACTATTATTTGGTCTTTTCCTATGAGCTTAATTATTTGGGATTTAGGGTGTTCCAGCATTGTGTTAAAGTTAAAGCTAATTTCACTATAAGGCCTGCTGTCCAAGTCCTAAAATCCCCTTTGTTCCCTTTGTAAAATTAAGCAACAGTTTGCCTGTTTGGAAGCACATGTGTGTCTTTGTGTATGTGGATCTGCATGATTCTGCCTACACTATTGTTGGGTCATTTCCTGTAAGCTTGACTTTTGGGATTAATGGAGTTTAACAAATTCTCTTATTTACGCTGCGATGTGGTGACAATAAAGATCAGAGTTATAAATTTGTGAGCTTTTTTTTCAGTATCATATGCATCTTGCAAAATAATAGCtccatatttatcaattttttgttttagagAACACATGAAGTAGTTAGTATCTGAGTGTCAATTTAGTTCTGTTCTCAAGTTTATCTATTTGCATGTGAGATCATTTTGCACATCCATCTTATAATTATTGTCTGAAAGATTTTTTAATCAAAGGTATACAGTAGAGATCCTTTCTCAAAAGATTACTGGTCTCAGGTCGAAGTTGGAAAGCTTCTGAACTGCGCTTGAAGTCTTGGGATGATCTTCATAAGCTATGGTATGTTCTGTTAAAGGAGAAAAACATGCTGATGACTCAGCGCCAGATGCTTCATGCCCAGAACCTACAATTTCCCAATCCAGAGCGCCTTCCCAAGGTATAAGTGATTTTCTTTGTCCTTTTATATTAGACATAGTCAGAATTATTGCTAGTAGCTTTGGTTAAGCACACTCTGGTTTTTTATaatatggaaaaataaaatatttcatagtCAACCTAAGGCATCAGTAACACAAGTGTGCTATGATTTGCCATTTTCTAGAATATCTTTGAGTAAACTCCTCTGTgaatgaagaaaagaaatttggatGACATGAAGAAGGGTGTTTTATCTTTTACAGACTGCTGACTTGTATTGCTGCCAGTTAGTGtgaatgaaataacaaatttttgtttagaaattatGTATGCATAGGTTCCTGTAGAATGTTTAGTGGAACAATAGCCTAAttgtataatgaaattaaaCGTCTTTGCATTTTCTGCACTGAAAGAT contains:
- the LOC123206515 gene encoding 39S ribosomal protein L47, mitochondrial-like, with translation MFMTRFFGRSFLAAAKSESSAASGAAATMATSGHNPLEELFEKDRTLDDQKPVYGRSWKASELRLKSWDDLHKLWYVLLKEKNMLMTQRQMLHAQNLQFPNPERLPKVRKSMCRIKHVLTERAIEEPDPRRSAEMKRMINAL